A section of the Sporanaerobacter acetigenes DSM 13106 genome encodes:
- a CDS encoding Glu/Leu/Phe/Val family dehydrogenase, with amino-acid sequence MTKEKLNPFENAQKQVKDACDALGLDPSVYEILKEPQRFLEVSIPVKMDDGSVKVFKGYRSYHNDAIGPTKGGVRFHPNVNPDEVKALSIWMTFKCCVTGIPYGGGKGGITVDPKSLSKGELERLSRGYIDGIYKLIGEKVDIPAPDVNTNGQIMAWMVDEYNKLMGESSIGVITGKPVGFGGSLGRNEATGFGVAVIAREAAKKLGMDLKGSSVAIQGFGNVGSNTVRNCQRLGAKVVAVGEWAPEKGTYAVYNENGLDYKDMAKYMSEHGNLVGYPNAKEITLDEFWALNVDIMIPAALENAVTAEVAEKINAKLVCEAANGPLTPDADEVFARRGITVTPDILTNAGGVTVSYFEWVQNLYGYYWSEEEVQEKEEIAMVNAFNAIWAIKEEHDVPMRKAAYMHSVKKVAETMKLRGWY; translated from the coding sequence ATGACAAAGGAAAAACTTAATCCATTTGAAAATGCCCAAAAACAAGTTAAGGATGCTTGTGATGCACTAGGATTAGATCCTTCTGTATATGAGATACTAAAAGAGCCACAAAGATTTCTTGAAGTTTCAATCCCAGTAAAAATGGATGATGGTTCTGTAAAGGTTTTCAAAGGATACAGATCTTACCATAACGATGCTATAGGACCAACAAAAGGTGGAGTTAGATTCCATCCAAATGTAAATCCAGACGAAGTTAAAGCACTATCAATATGGATGACTTTTAAATGTTGTGTAACTGGTATTCCTTATGGCGGAGGCAAAGGTGGAATCACAGTAGATCCAAAATCATTGTCAAAGGGCGAACTAGAAAGACTATCTAGGGGCTACATAGATGGAATATATAAACTAATAGGTGAAAAAGTTGATATCCCAGCTCCAGACGTAAATACTAATGGACAAATCATGGCTTGGATGGTAGATGAATACAATAAATTGATGGGCGAAAGCTCAATAGGTGTTATAACAGGTAAACCAGTTGGATTTGGTGGATCATTAGGAAGAAATGAAGCTACAGGATTTGGTGTAGCAGTTATAGCTAGAGAAGCAGCTAAAAAACTTGGAATGGATCTAAAAGGTTCAAGTGTTGCAATCCAAGGATTTGGAAATGTAGGCTCAAACACAGTTAGAAATTGCCAAAGACTAGGTGCAAAAGTTGTAGCTGTTGGAGAATGGGCTCCAGAAAAAGGAACTTACGCTGTATACAATGAAAATGGACTAGACTATAAAGATATGGCTAAGTACATGAGTGAACATGGAAATCTTGTTGGATATCCAAATGCAAAAGAAATCACTCTTGATGAATTCTGGGCATTAAATGTAGATATCATGATTCCAGCTGCACTTGAAAATGCTGTTACAGCTGAAGTAGCTGAAAAGATCAATGCTAAACTTGTTTGTGAAGCTGCAAACGGTCCATTGACACCAGATGCAGATGAAGTATTTGCAAGAAGAGGAATCACTGTTACTCCAGATATCTTGACTAATGCTGGTGGAGTTACTGTTTCATACTTTGAATGGGTACAAAACCTATACGGATACTATTGGAGTGAAGAAGAAGTACAAGAAAAAGAAGAAATTGCTATGGTTAATGCATTTAATGCAATTTGGGCAATCAAAGAAGAACATGATGTTCCAATGAGAAAAGCTGCATATATGCATTCAGTTAAGAAAGTAGCAGAAACAATGAAATTAAGAGGTTGGTATTAA
- a CDS encoding DNA-3-methyladenine glycosylase family protein, with the protein MNYNIIEDKNKVILEGVSDFEPVHIFECGQCFRWNKEDDGSFTGVALDRILNVKKEEDKIIFSNTNIDDFNYIWYDYFDLDRDYGKIKKELSKDDAVLDEAVKFGSGIRILNQEPFETTISFIISANNRIPRIKKSIELISERYGSFLGEYNGKKYYSFPQKEELSKVTVEELEDCKVGFRAKYIIAASKAIANGEIDIYNLKNLSTEEAREILMTLKGVGPKVSNCILLFSIGKHDSFPVDVWVKRVMEYFYLKEDTNEKLIQKYGEDKFGNLSGFAQQYLFYYARELGIGK; encoded by the coding sequence ATGAACTACAATATAATAGAAGATAAAAATAAAGTAATATTAGAAGGAGTTTCTGATTTTGAACCTGTACATATATTTGAATGTGGTCAGTGTTTTAGATGGAACAAAGAAGATGATGGAAGCTTTACAGGAGTTGCACTTGATAGAATACTCAATGTAAAAAAAGAAGAAGATAAAATTATTTTTTCCAATACCAATATAGACGATTTTAATTATATCTGGTATGATTATTTTGATTTGGATAGAGACTATGGAAAGATAAAAAAAGAACTTTCGAAAGACGATGCTGTACTAGATGAAGCTGTGAAATTTGGAAGTGGTATTAGAATTTTAAATCAAGAGCCTTTTGAAACCACTATTTCTTTTATTATTTCTGCCAACAACAGAATTCCAAGGATAAAAAAATCCATTGAGCTTATAAGTGAAAGATATGGAAGCTTTTTAGGAGAGTATAATGGGAAAAAATATTATTCTTTTCCTCAAAAAGAGGAGTTGTCAAAAGTTACAGTGGAAGAACTGGAAGATTGTAAGGTGGGTTTTAGAGCTAAATATATAATAGCTGCTTCAAAGGCCATAGCCAATGGTGAGATAGATATATACAATTTAAAAAATCTTTCTACAGAGGAAGCAAGAGAAATACTCATGACATTAAAAGGCGTTGGTCCCAAAGTATCTAATTGTATACTCTTATTTTCTATAGGTAAACATGATTCTTTTCCGGTAGATGTATGGGTAAAAAGAGTCATGGAATATTTTTATCTTAAAGAAGATACCAATGAAAAATTGATACAAAAATATGGGGAAGATAAATTTGGAAACTTGTCAGGATTTGCACAACAATACTTATTTTATTATGCAAGAGAATTAGGAATAGGCAAGTAA
- a CDS encoding electron transfer flavoprotein subunit alpha — protein MAVKVMKEKCVGCGACIRVCPFDAIQMVDKKAVITDKCTACGQCIEKCPVKAIEKEEGRKGGVNVDEYRGVWVFAEQRGGKLLNVAIELLGEGRKIADELGTELSAVLLGHNIDDVAETLIKYGADRVLYADSELLDVYTTEGYAKVIYDLIEEKKPEILLIGATNIGRDLGPRLSARVHTGLTADCTRLDVDKENRRLMMTRPAFGGNLMATILCPNHRPQMSTVRPGVMEKAKLVEDRKGTVEKIAPKLTDANIKAKVVDVVKSDKPVVALEEAPIIVSGGRGLGNQEGFKLIEELAEKLGGVVGASRATVDAQWIDQPHQVGQTGKTVRPGLYVACGISGAIQHLAGMQDSKCIVAINKDPNAPIFEVADYGIVGDLYEVIPALIEALDNVDDIMEAIKAVSEN, from the coding sequence ATGGCAGTAAAAGTCATGAAAGAAAAATGTGTTGGCTGTGGAGCTTGTATTAGAGTATGCCCATTTGATGCTATTCAAATGGTTGATAAAAAAGCAGTCATTACTGATAAATGTACAGCTTGTGGTCAATGTATAGAAAAATGTCCGGTAAAAGCAATTGAGAAAGAAGAAGGAAGAAAAGGCGGCGTAAACGTTGACGAATATAGAGGAGTTTGGGTATTCGCAGAACAAAGAGGTGGGAAACTTCTAAATGTTGCTATTGAGCTATTGGGAGAAGGAAGAAAAATAGCTGATGAATTGGGAACTGAATTAAGTGCAGTATTGTTGGGACATAATATTGATGATGTGGCTGAAACTCTTATAAAATATGGTGCAGATAGAGTACTTTATGCAGATAGCGAACTTTTAGATGTTTATACAACTGAAGGATATGCAAAAGTTATATATGATTTAATAGAAGAAAAGAAACCAGAAATATTGCTTATTGGTGCTACGAATATAGGTAGAGATTTGGGACCAAGACTATCAGCAAGAGTTCATACTGGACTTACAGCTGACTGTACAAGACTAGATGTTGACAAAGAAAACAGACGTCTCATGATGACTCGTCCAGCATTTGGTGGAAACTTAATGGCTACAATTCTTTGTCCAAATCACAGACCACAAATGTCAACAGTTAGACCTGGAGTTATGGAAAAGGCAAAACTTGTTGAAGATAGGAAAGGAACAGTTGAAAAGATTGCTCCAAAATTGACAGATGCTAATATCAAAGCTAAAGTTGTGGATGTAGTTAAGAGTGATAAACCAGTAGTAGCTCTAGAAGAAGCTCCTATAATTGTATCTGGTGGTAGAGGATTAGGAAATCAAGAAGGATTTAAACTAATTGAAGAATTAGCTGAAAAATTAGGTGGAGTGGTAGGTGCTAGCCGTGCTACTGTAGATGCACAATGGATAGATCAACCTCATCAAGTTGGTCAAACAGGAAAGACAGTTAGACCAGGACTTTATGTTGCTTGTGGTATTTCAGGAGCTATTCAGCATTTAGCTGGTATGCAAGATTCAAAATGCATAGTAGCTATAAACAAAGATCCAAATGCTCCAATATTTGAAGTAGCTGATTATGGTATAGTTGGAGATTTATATGAAGTAATACCTGCTTTAATCGAAGCATTGGACAATGTAGACGATATAATGGAAGCAATAAAGGCAGTTTCCGAAAACTAA
- a CDS encoding acyl-CoA dehydrogenase — MNFTLTKEQEMVRNVMRDFAEKEVKPIAAEIDETERFPRENVEKMARYNMLGIPFPEEYGGAGGDELAYAIAVEELSKVCATTGVILSAHTSLGCWPIYKYGTEEQKQKYLIPLAKGEKLGAFALTEPNAGTDAAGQQTVAVEDGDNYILNGSKIFITNGGQADVYIVFAMTDRSKGTRGISAFIVEKDFPGFSIGKIEDKMGIRASSTAELIFQNCVVPKENLLGELGKGFKIAMTTLDGGRIGIASQALGIAEGALEETVKYLKERKQFGRPIAKFQGLQWMVADMATEIEAAKFLVYRAAFNKANGLPYNKEAAMAKLFAANTAMDVTTKCVQLHGGYGYTKDYPIERMMRDAKITEIYEGTSQVQQMVIAGSLLR; from the coding sequence ATGAATTTCACTTTAACGAAAGAGCAAGAAATGGTTAGAAATGTAATGAGGGATTTCGCTGAAAAAGAAGTAAAGCCAATTGCAGCGGAAATTGATGAAACTGAAAGGTTCCCAAGAGAAAATGTAGAAAAAATGGCTAGATACAATATGCTTGGTATACCTTTCCCTGAAGAATATGGCGGAGCTGGAGGAGATGAGTTGGCTTACGCTATAGCTGTTGAAGAATTGTCAAAAGTATGCGCAACTACAGGAGTTATTTTATCTGCTCATACATCTTTGGGATGTTGGCCAATATATAAATACGGGACAGAAGAACAGAAACAAAAATATTTAATACCTTTGGCAAAAGGGGAAAAACTGGGGGCTTTTGCATTAACTGAACCAAATGCAGGTACAGATGCAGCTGGACAACAAACTGTAGCAGTGGAAGATGGAGACAATTATATACTTAATGGTTCAAAAATATTCATCACAAATGGTGGACAGGCAGATGTATATATAGTTTTTGCTATGACAGATAGATCAAAAGGAACTAGAGGAATAAGTGCGTTTATAGTAGAAAAGGATTTTCCAGGATTCAGCATCGGAAAAATAGAAGATAAGATGGGAATTAGAGCCTCTTCAACTGCAGAGCTTATTTTCCAAAACTGTGTAGTTCCAAAAGAAAACTTGCTTGGAGAATTAGGAAAAGGTTTTAAAATCGCTATGACTACTTTAGATGGTGGTAGAATAGGAATTGCTTCTCAAGCACTTGGAATTGCAGAAGGTGCATTAGAAGAAACTGTTAAATATTTAAAAGAAAGAAAACAATTTGGTAGACCAATAGCTAAATTCCAAGGATTGCAATGGATGGTTGCAGATATGGCAACTGAAATTGAAGCAGCTAAATTTTTAGTTTATAGAGCAGCTTTTAATAAGGCAAATGGACTTCCTTACAACAAAGAAGCAGCTATGGCAAAATTGTTTGCAGCAAATACTGCTATGGATGTAACTACTAAATGTGTTCAATTACATGGTGGATATGGATATACTAAAGATTACCCAATTGAAAGAATGATGAGAGATGCTAAGATAACTGAAATATATGAAGGTACTTCTCAAGTACAACAAATGGTTATTGCAGGTAGTTTATTAAGATAA
- a CDS encoding response regulator transcription factor: MYKIMVIEDDDKISSLIKNKLEKYGYIVTIVEDYSDIKGEFIKEDPHLVLLDINLPYYDGFFWCREIRSISKVPIIFISARFSDMDQVMAIENGGDDYITKPFSFDILLAKVKGAIRRAYGEYAKGNSMDVYEVEGVFLYKSQNIVEYKEKRVELSKKEFALLYILASNLESIVERDTLLGELWDDMDFVDDNTLSVNIGRLRRRLEDIGIFEAIKTKREQGYSMTNTWS; encoded by the coding sequence ATGTATAAGATTATGGTTATTGAAGACGATGATAAGATTTCAAGTCTTATAAAAAATAAATTGGAGAAATACGGATATATCGTAACTATAGTGGAGGATTATTCAGATATAAAAGGAGAATTCATAAAAGAGGATCCACATTTAGTTCTTTTGGATATCAATCTACCATATTATGATGGATTCTTTTGGTGTAGAGAAATAAGAAGTATATCTAAAGTTCCTATCATATTTATATCTGCTAGATTTTCAGATATGGATCAAGTTATGGCAATAGAAAATGGCGGAGATGATTATATAACAAAGCCATTTTCTTTTGATATTTTATTAGCTAAAGTAAAAGGAGCTATAAGACGAGCATATGGAGAATATGCAAAAGGAAATTCAATGGATGTATATGAGGTAGAAGGAGTTTTTCTATATAAAAGTCAAAATATAGTTGAATATAAAGAAAAAAGAGTTGAGCTTAGCAAAAAAGAGTTTGCATTGTTATACATTTTAGCTTCAAATTTAGAGTCTATAGTTGAGAGAGACACACTTTTAGGAGAACTTTGGGACGACATGGATTTTGTTGATGACAATACATTGTCGGTAAATATCGGGAGGCTCAGAAGGAGATTGGAAGACATAGGGATATTTGAGGCTATTAAGACAAAAAGAGAACAAGGTTATTCCATGACAAATACTTGGAGCTAG
- a CDS encoding sensor histidine kinase, producing the protein MNLKQYLKDRLNFIVVYFVNTFLVIIIMMLDIIIRKESLNYPNIIYALLLSILFLIVLIVIDYGRNKKFYKIINQGLKERESLEYIFNIPDNITKEQSVFKKLLTNNYMIYESKLDKYRKMTKTQMDFNNRWIHQMKTPVSVIKLILENESDQNIDEDRKKSYESIEEEIEKLSHGLEMALYTLRVNDFEKDFIVEEVDLINVVRNVVNENKNAFIVNSIYPKIVTNEDLKVKTDKKWIKFVVNQIISNSIKYTKVKESNDKSIVIKLYKEDDKTILSIEDNGVGIPPNDLDRVFNPFFTGENGRSCSESTGMGLYLSKDTCDRLGHCINVESEERVYTKVCITFYQGKSIYNF; encoded by the coding sequence ATGAACCTTAAACAATATTTAAAAGATAGATTGAATTTCATAGTAGTTTATTTTGTGAATACATTTTTAGTCATCATAATAATGATGTTAGATATAATAATTAGAAAAGAGAGTCTTAATTACCCAAATATTATTTATGCATTGCTATTATCAATATTATTTTTAATTGTTTTAATAGTTATAGATTATGGTAGAAATAAAAAGTTTTATAAAATCATTAATCAAGGGTTAAAGGAAAGAGAGAGTTTAGAATATATATTTAATATTCCTGACAATATTACTAAAGAGCAAAGTGTATTTAAGAAACTTCTAACTAACAATTATATGATATATGAAAGTAAATTAGATAAATATAGAAAAATGACTAAAACTCAAATGGATTTTAATAATAGATGGATTCATCAGATGAAAACACCCGTTTCAGTCATTAAGCTAATATTGGAAAATGAGAGTGATCAAAATATTGATGAAGATAGAAAAAAGAGCTATGAAAGCATTGAAGAAGAGATAGAGAAATTGTCTCATGGTCTAGAAATGGCACTTTATACTTTAAGGGTTAATGATTTTGAAAAGGATTTTATAGTTGAAGAAGTAGATTTAATAAATGTTGTAAGAAATGTAGTTAATGAAAATAAAAATGCCTTTATAGTAAATTCAATTTATCCTAAAATAGTTACAAATGAGGATTTAAAGGTGAAGACAGATAAGAAATGGATAAAATTCGTTGTAAATCAGATTATATCTAATAGTATAAAGTATACAAAAGTGAAAGAAAGTAATGATAAATCAATAGTTATTAAGCTCTATAAAGAAGACGATAAAACTATACTTTCTATTGAAGATAATGGTGTAGGAATACCTCCAAATGATTTGGATAGAGTTTTTAACCCTTTCTTCACAGGAGAAAATGGCAGAAGTTGTTCAGAATCTACTGGTATGGGATTATATTTATCTAAAGATACATGTGACAGACTAGGTCATTGTATAAATGTAGAATCTGAAGAAAGGGTATACACAAAGGTGTGTATTACTTTTTATCAAGGTAAAAGCATTTATAATTTTTAA
- a CDS encoding ABC transporter ATP-binding protein produces the protein MTVLETKGLSKIYGSKGKGISVKALDDFNMTIKEGEFVGVMGPSGSGKTTLLNILATIDSPSSGEVLVNGKKPHLLNEDELAIFRRNNLGFIFQDFNLLDTLSVKENIILPLVLEELHMKEIEKRVDDIAATLNISNILNKRTYEISGGQQQRTACARALINNPAIILADEPTGNLDSKASFDLMSSLEKINQGKQATIVMVTHDAFAASFCNRIIMIKDGKFFLEIAKRSNRQVFFKEILDSLSLLGGGYNENI, from the coding sequence ATGACAGTATTAGAAACTAAAGGACTATCTAAAATATATGGTAGCAAAGGAAAAGGGATTTCTGTAAAAGCATTGGATGATTTCAATATGACTATAAAGGAAGGCGAATTTGTTGGTGTAATGGGACCATCAGGAAGCGGCAAGACTACTCTTTTAAATATTCTTGCTACTATTGATTCTCCATCTTCTGGGGAAGTATTAGTAAATGGGAAAAAACCTCACTTATTAAATGAAGATGAACTAGCTATTTTTAGAAGAAATAATTTAGGATTTATATTTCAGGATTTTAATCTATTGGATACACTATCAGTAAAAGAAAATATTATACTTCCCTTAGTGCTAGAAGAATTACATATGAAGGAAATTGAGAAAAGAGTAGATGATATAGCAGCTACATTAAATATAAGCAATATCTTAAATAAAAGGACTTATGAGATATCTGGAGGACAGCAACAAAGGACTGCTTGCGCAAGAGCTCTTATCAACAATCCTGCAATCATACTAGCAGATGAGCCTACTGGAAATTTAGATTCAAAAGCATCCTTTGACTTGATGTCATCCTTAGAAAAAATAAATCAGGGAAAACAAGCTACTATTGTTATGGTAACTCATGATGCCTTTGCAGCTAGTTTTTGCAATAGAATAATAATGATTAAGGATGGAAAGTTTTTCTTGGAAATAGCAAAAAGATCCAATAGACAAGTATTTTTTAAGGAAATATTAGACTCACTATCTCTTCTTGGAGGTGGATATAATGAAAATATCTAA
- a CDS encoding redox-sensing transcriptional repressor Rex, whose translation MDRESKVSMTVIRRLPKYYRYLGELLNKGITRISSQELSKLTGFTASQIRQDLNNFGGFGQQGYGYNVEDLHKELGIILGLDKMYNAVIAGAGNLGQAIANYKGFEDAGVKVLSLFDKNPKMIGLKIRDIEIRDVDLLSQFIKDNDVEIGIITTPKDNAQEVADIYARSGIKGIWNFAPADLIVPDDIVVENVHLNESLFTLSYFLKNHPSFDTES comes from the coding sequence ATGGATAGGGAAAGTAAAGTTTCAATGACAGTCATAAGAAGACTTCCTAAATATTATAGGTATTTGGGAGAACTTCTTAACAAAGGAATAACTAGAATTTCATCACAGGAATTGAGCAAGTTGACAGGTTTTACAGCTTCTCAAATAAGACAAGATTTAAACAATTTCGGAGGATTTGGCCAACAGGGTTATGGTTACAATGTGGAGGATTTACACAAAGAATTGGGCATAATATTGGGATTAGATAAAATGTACAATGCCGTAATTGCTGGTGCAGGTAATCTAGGTCAGGCTATAGCAAATTATAAGGGATTTGAAGATGCAGGAGTTAAAGTATTGTCATTGTTTGATAAAAATCCTAAAATGATTGGATTAAAAATCAGAGATATTGAAATCAGAGATGTAGATTTGTTGTCACAATTTATAAAGGATAATGATGTAGAAATTGGAATCATAACAACTCCTAAAGATAATGCTCAAGAGGTTGCAGACATATATGCAAGAAGTGGAATAAAAGGTATATGGAATTTTGCTCCTGCTGACTTAATAGTGCCAGATGATATTGTTGTAGAAAATGTACATTTAAATGAAAGTTTGTTTACATTGTCTTATTTTTTGAAAAATCATCCTAGTTTTGATACTGAATCCTAG
- a CDS encoding electron transfer flavoprotein subunit beta/FixA family protein, with protein MNIIVCLKQVPDTNEVKIDPVKGTLIREGVPSIINPDDRNALEEALKIKDACPDTKVTILSMGPPQADVALKEALAMGADEAILLSDRAFAGSDTWATSTAIAGAIKNIGDYDIIFCGRQAIDGDTAQVGPQIAEHLGIPQITYVEELEILDGKVRAKRALEDGYFVVESEMPVLLTAIKELNEPRYPSIKGIYKAYRENKVTVWTANDYEVDRDNLGLDGSPTQVSKSFTPQGKASAVEMLEGNSKEAARALVVRLKERKII; from the coding sequence ATGAATATCATAGTATGTTTAAAGCAAGTTCCTGATACAAATGAAGTAAAAATTGATCCAGTTAAAGGAACTTTAATTCGTGAAGGAGTTCCAAGTATTATAAACCCTGACGATAGAAATGCTTTAGAAGAAGCTTTGAAGATAAAAGATGCATGTCCAGATACAAAAGTTACTATTTTGAGCATGGGACCACCACAAGCTGATGTAGCTTTAAAAGAAGCATTGGCTATGGGTGCTGACGAAGCAATACTTTTAAGTGATAGAGCTTTTGCAGGTTCTGATACATGGGCAACATCTACAGCAATAGCAGGAGCTATTAAGAACATAGGAGATTATGATATTATATTCTGTGGTAGACAAGCTATTGATGGAGATACCGCACAAGTAGGTCCACAAATTGCTGAACATTTAGGAATTCCTCAAATTACTTATGTAGAAGAACTAGAAATATTGGACGGAAAAGTTAGAGCTAAAAGAGCATTGGAAGATGGATATTTTGTAGTTGAATCAGAAATGCCAGTATTACTTACTGCAATTAAGGAATTAAATGAACCTAGATATCCATCAATAAAAGGAATTTATAAAGCATATAGAGAAAACAAAGTTACTGTATGGACGGCTAATGATTATGAAGTTGATAGAGACAATCTAGGTCTTGATGGATCACCAACTCAAGTTAGCAAATCTTTCACACCACAAGGAAAAGCTTCTGCTGTGGAAATGTTAGAAGGAAATAGTAAAGAAGCTGCTAGAGCACTAGTAGTAAGACTGAAAGAGAGAAAGATTATATAA